From a single Ignavibacteriota bacterium genomic region:
- a CDS encoding HAMP domain-containing histidine kinase, whose translation MTSRLHIRPSVLVVIIALLVLVPLLAVLQYQWIGQISEQERERMQATVQTAAFHFSRSVDEELSSVLRIFGADPRRAHADLSFEMAMRLQEWEAQTRHPNLVRQLTYVRRDETGATVWPFDGMQFKQGTQAPDNEFPVDPSRDSLHWLRIRIDQVYAVYVAKNLGSVILPLGENGAPVLGNDRIVLTIDTTYLREQFIPATAAMSIRAGEAQDLEYCILRKDDPSVVLYSSLPDRAAIPPNESDVIMGVAMFPPVPLSMIPSVRGRMQDRPERRPDDRGPGDRSPGDRGPGERRPEEWRWPPEPDRRGDSARFGGGPMGWPGRGRDMRREGSILELRIRHRAGSLEAAVNQSRLRNLAVSSGILILMGIALGVLLVTSHRMQQLANSQIAFVAGMSHELRTPIAVLHSAGENLADGVITDPSRVKAYGQMIRSEVQRLSVLAENALGYAGIHSGRKQYTLVPTQAADVVTRSVSACQPMLMEAGVTVETQLPGVPVTIRADATSLGTAIQNLISNAMKYRGTSERIRVGLRIASGAKSDEVLIDVEDHGIGIDPAEIGRIFEPFYRTEDARTQQIRGSGLGLNLAQHVVQAHGGMITVESTPGHGSCFTIHLPLFMSERTEA comes from the coding sequence ATGACTTCACGGCTCCATATCCGACCCTCTGTTCTCGTTGTCATCATTGCGCTCCTGGTGCTCGTTCCGCTCCTTGCGGTGCTCCAGTACCAGTGGATCGGACAGATCAGCGAGCAGGAGCGGGAGAGGATGCAGGCGACCGTTCAGACCGCGGCGTTCCATTTTTCGCGGAGTGTCGACGAAGAACTCTCCTCCGTGCTCCGGATCTTCGGTGCCGATCCCCGGCGCGCGCACGCGGACCTCTCGTTCGAGATGGCGATGCGACTACAGGAGTGGGAGGCCCAGACGCGCCATCCGAACCTCGTCCGACAGTTGACCTATGTGCGCCGGGATGAGACCGGGGCAACTGTCTGGCCCTTCGATGGGATGCAGTTCAAGCAGGGAACCCAGGCACCGGACAACGAGTTTCCCGTGGACCCCTCGCGCGATTCGCTGCATTGGCTGCGCATCCGCATCGATCAGGTGTACGCGGTGTATGTCGCGAAGAATCTGGGGTCGGTGATCCTTCCGCTTGGCGAGAATGGTGCGCCGGTCCTGGGGAACGATCGCATCGTCCTGACCATCGACACCACCTATCTGCGCGAGCAATTCATCCCGGCGACCGCCGCTATGTCGATCCGGGCAGGAGAGGCGCAGGATCTGGAGTATTGCATCCTCCGCAAAGACGACCCTTCGGTCGTCCTGTATTCCAGTCTGCCGGATCGTGCGGCGATCCCGCCGAACGAGTCCGACGTCATCATGGGTGTGGCGATGTTCCCCCCTGTGCCTTTGTCCATGATCCCTTCTGTTCGCGGCCGGATGCAGGACCGGCCGGAGCGCAGGCCGGATGACCGTGGTCCTGGCGATCGGAGCCCGGGGGACCGTGGTCCTGGTGAGCGGCGGCCCGAGGAATGGCGGTGGCCACCCGAACCGGATCGTCGCGGCGACAGTGCCCGTTTCGGGGGAGGGCCGATGGGATGGCCGGGCAGGGGCCGCGACATGCGCCGCGAAGGATCGATCCTTGAACTCCGCATCCGGCACCGTGCCGGGTCGTTGGAGGCAGCGGTGAACCAGAGCCGTCTCAGGAACCTCGCGGTCAGCTCGGGCATCCTGATCCTCATGGGGATCGCCCTCGGGGTCCTCCTTGTTACCTCGCACCGTATGCAGCAACTCGCGAACAGTCAGATCGCATTCGTTGCGGGCATGTCGCACGAGCTGCGGACACCCATCGCGGTCCTGCATTCGGCCGGCGAAAACCTGGCCGATGGTGTCATCACGGATCCGTCGCGCGTGAAGGCATACGGACAGATGATACGTTCCGAAGTGCAGCGGCTGAGCGTCCTCGCGGAGAATGCGCTCGGCTATGCCGGGATCCATTCAGGGAGAAAACAGTACACGCTTGTGCCGACGCAGGCGGCCGATGTCGTCACACGTTCTGTGTCGGCATGCCAGCCGATGCTGATGGAGGCGGGCGTGACCGTGGAAACGCAGCTGCCCGGAGTGCCGGTCACCATCCGGGCGGATGCGACGTCCCTCGGCACGGCCATCCAGAATCTGATCAGCAATGCGATGAAGTACCGCGGTACATCGGAGAGGATCAGGGTTGGGTTGCGCATTGCATCGGGAGCGAAGAGTGATGAGGTGCTCATCGACGTGGAGGACCATGGGATCGGCATCGATCCCGCGGAGATCGGGCGCATCTTCGAGCCATTCTACCGCACCGAAGATGCGAGGACGCAACAGATCCGGGGAAGCGGATTGGGGCTGAACCTCGCACAGCATGTGGTGCAGGCACACGGTGGCATGATCACCGTGGAGAGTACTCCCGGACACGGGAGCTGTTTCACCATTCATCTGCCATTATTCATGAGCGAACGGACAGAAGCATGA